The Methanocella sp. sequence CCAGCAGCATCCATCGGCATTCTCTGTACCAACAACACCCACTTCCCCGCCTCCGGGAAGTATACCATGCACAAAATGCGGGGCAACCGTGCCATCTGGCAGTAAGTTCTGTCCCTCTTGCGGCACTCCTCAGCAAAACTCATGTCCTAAATGTGGCGTATCGCTACCTTCTGGTGCGAAGTTCTGTCCGTCCTGCGGGGCTTCGATACAGGGTAGTTGCTCAAAATGCGGCGCTAAACTGGAATCAGGGGTTAGATTCTGTTCCCAGTGTGGCAACCCATCAGGGTAAGCCTATCCGCCAGTAAAACGGCAGACATTAAAGGCAAGCGATTTATGGAATATTTTGCAAAAAGGTGCCTGCACCGCTTAGTGCATAATCATTTTAATGGAATTATATCGCCATTATTCTTTTCAGCCTACACTTTGCCAGGGCATGCCATGAATTGCCCTATCAATGGTTATTATGGCCCCGATGGATGAAGGTAATATACTATGAGCGTTTATATTTCGGCGGGGTGATGGTATGACCTCGAAGAACAAGCGTGTCTGTAAGGAGTGCGGGCGTAGCTTTACGGCGAGCCCGAAGTGGGACTACGAGCTGTGCGAGGACTGCTCGATAATCGTGTACGAGAAGATGGAAAAGTACTGGATCACCGAGGCCCTGGGCCTCAGCGAGGTGCTGGACAAGTTCCTGCCGTCTCTCCCCCGGCCGCTGTTCGAGGTCGCCCTGAAAAAGTACGCCCCCATCGGCCAGTACGACCTGGGCGAGGCCTATACCGATAAGGAGCTGAACGAGGAATTAAAGGAGGTCGCTGCACGGGAGAAGGAGCGGATGGCGAAAAAGGTCCCGTTCCGCACGGCGAAGTGCAAGAAGTGCGGCACGCCCTACACCGTGGACGGCATCTGGCAGTACAACATCTGCAAGGACTGCGCCGTGAAGGAAGTCCTGAACTGGCGGGCCTACTGGGTCAAGCAGGTCCCGGGCATAGGCACCATGCGCGCGGGCTTCGATATACCGCCCATCGAAGTCAACAAGTACCTACTCGAGGACTAAGTCCCTCGAAGACTGTTTCAGCCTCAAAGTGACTCTAAGCCGGCTCAAAGTTACTCTAAGACCTTTTAAATAATTTTTACGGTCTGTATGGATGACCCGTTTTAAGCCCGCGAAGCTTGCTAAGCCCGCGAAGACTATTCGAGCGCGAAATCCGCGAAGCTAACGCGAAGACCGCGAAGACTCTATTAAAGAAATTAATTATGACTTCTGTGTTGAATTACTCCCGTATTTTAAGCTTCATAAGGGCACGGAGGGCACTATTTTCACCACAAAGGCACGAAGAGCACGGAGGCTCACAAAGTTTTCTTTTTAGATTAAGTTACAAAGTACACAAAGCCGGTTCATTGACATCAAGGCACGAAGGATACAAGGGCATAGTGGAATGAGCAAGAGCACTTTTTGCCCCTGTGCCTTCTTATCCTTTGTATCTTAGAAGTTCAAAAAGCGGCTCTGTGCCCTTTGTCTCTTAATTATAAAAAAGTCTTTGTGGGCCTCCGTGCTCTTCGTGCCTTTGTGGTGAAAATAGTGCCTCCGTACACTCCGAGACATAAAAGGGCATATCCAGCACAGCAATTGTGACTAAGCTCATTCATTTAATATTAAATCATCTTTTAATGTAGCTTCGCGGCCTTCGCGCTCGAAACGTCTTCGCGGGCTTAAGCCGGAGAAGTACACGACATACAAGACTTATTCTTATTCAACACAGCAAAATAATTTATAGTGTCTTCGTGTAGCTTCAGGCCCGCTTTGAGTAACTTCGTGGCTGAAAAAGTCTTCGTTTAACTTATTTTTTTTAAGGGTCTTGGCTAAAGGCCTAGAACCTCTTTTTCGATCTCGCCGATGATGCGGGCCATGCGCTCGTGCCTTTCCTGCGCGATCTTCCGGCCCGCCCGAGTATACATCTTATCCTTCAGGTGTTTTAACTTAATGTGCCACTCCCGCTGCGTGGAGTCGACCTCCGGGCTGTTATTCTTAGGGTCGACACCCATGTACTCCTCCTCCGGGTAGTAGACGCTCCGCCCGTGCTCGCCCAGCCACAGGTAAGAGCGGGCGATGCCCACGGCGCCCAGCGAGTCCAGCTTGTCCGCGTCGAAGAGGCACTTCGCCTCCAGGGTACGGGGCTCGCCACCGCGGCGGTGGCGATGGGTGGCGATGGCGTGGAGAATAGCCTCCTTTTTGCCCTGCGGGACGCCGAGGCCGTCCATGATCGGCCCGGCCATGCTGACGCTCAGCTCCTCGTGGATGTCCAGGGCGTTGTCGTTCTTCGACTCCTCGGCCCGGCCGATGTCGTGGAGCAGGGCGGCCATGCGGACGATAAAAAGGTCGGCGCCCTCGGCTTCGGCAATCCTTTCGGCCAGCCGGTAGACGCGCTCGGCATGCGAGAAGTCGTGGCTCGGGGCGAAGCCCGCGTGGATGGACTTCGAGATATCCCGGGCCTTTGCCAGCATCGCGTCCTCGTCCATCATCGTCACCCGGGGATATTCAGCAGGCATATGGCCCGGCCGCCTTTCCGGGTATACACTCCGAAGCGGCACCGGCCGCCGTCGTAGCCCTCGGGCCCCGCCAGGCCCAGCCTTATGAGGAACGCGGCGTCTTCCTCTATAGGCAGCCTTTTTTCCAGGACTTCTACGCCGCCCATATCGACCTCAGTCTCTTCAAGGCTTCCGTATATATCCTCTACGGCTCCGCCTTTCAGCCGGTAGGCGGCCTCGCTATGCTCGTGGCCGCAGATGATCGCGAACCCCATATTAAATACGGGCTTCACAGCGTCGAAGGCGTCGGCGGGTAAATAGTGATATCCGCTCCCGTCCACGTACCGTATGCCAATGTCGGAGATGCGCTGCCATGGCTGCGTGTAGATCCAGGCCTCGACGCCTTCGGCCTCCCGGGGCGTTATGGCGCAGGGGTCGACGGGCCCGCCGTGGACGACGTAGAGCTTCTCCTTCGTGTCTATGTAGTACTTGCCCATGCCCTGGAAAAATCTCTGGTAGCGGCCGGTGGCGCGGTATGCCTCGTGGGCCCGCTCGCTATCCCGGTCGCTCCCCGACACGGGTATTCGGCCGATAAACGCCTCGTCGTGATTGCCCAGGATAGACTCGATATTGCTCATGCCCTCCAGGCGGTCGATGACCGGCCCGGGATCGTGGCCCCTCTCCAGGACATCGCCCATGTTCACCGTCAGCGACACCTGGCCGTAGCGCTCTCCGAAGTCTCGGCTTTCCGAGAGCCGGAGGATGGCGTCGAGGGCGCCGATGTCGGCGTGTATGTCCGAGAAGAGCATGATGGACCCCATGAATCCTCCATATGCTCAGGAAACAGATATAATATGTCCTAAACGAGCTGGCGCGCCTTCTCGTCCCACCGGAACTTCCGGCGCGGGTCCCGGCGGTACCTCTTGAGGGAATCGGTGTCCAGCATGGTGGCGCCGGCGCGCCATGCAGGCACGCAGTACATGTAGTCAGGCTTCTCCGGTGTGCCGCCCAGGCCGATGACGATGAAGAGCGGGCGGCCCGTGACCTCCCGGTACCTGCTATACTTTTTAAGCTGGTACTCCTTCGCCCAGGGCAGCCTTCCAAGGAAGTGCGAGGCCCGGTACTTGCACTCGACGCCGAAGACTTCGCCGGATGCCGCATGGCGGACCTCCAGGTCCGGATTAAAGTCCACCTCCTCCTTCGTGGCCCCGTCACGGATCCACCTGACGTCGAAGTCCCGGCCGAAGAGGCCTATGACGTGCTCCTCGAAGGCGAGGCCCGATGCATGCGTGGGGTCGGTCATCGGAGAATAATGGGGCCGCAAAAAAATAAGCCTATTCGTTCAGGCCGAGGGGCGTGTATAGATTTTCGGGCATATCCGGCTCAAGCTCCTGCTGAGTCAGGTACATGCCGGCCATGATCAGCCCGGCCCCCACGGCGGTCACGGCCGTCAGCGTTTCACCCAGAAGGAGGACGGCAAGCAGAATGCCTGCCAGGGGCGTCACGTAGATTGACATGGCCACGTCCGATGCCTTGAGGCGGCTGAGGCCGTGCGTGTAGACGAAGAAGCAGAAGACCGAGCACAGCACCGCTAAAAATAACAGCGACGACCAGGAGAGGGCGCTCAGCGTGGTGAGCGGCGTCATCGGGGTGCCCAGGACGTAAAACGGTAACAGCTCCAGGACGCCGAAGCAGAACGTGTAGAGCAGTATCGTCGTGAGGCCATACTTCGAGGAGATCTTCTTGGAGGCGATGGTGAAGAGCCCGAAGGCGACGGCGCTGCCCACGCCCATAAGGTCGCCCGGCAGGTGGGCGGACGACAGGTCCGGCCGCCCTCCGCTAATTATTAGAAACGTGCCGGCGAAGGCGATCCCGGCCCCGGCCATCTTTTTCCGGGTGAGGCGCTCGCCCAGCAGAAAGGCGCCCATGAGCATGATGAAGAACGTCGCCAGGTTGAACTCGAGCGAGAAGTTGGTGACCGTCGTGTAGCTCAGCGACTCCACCTGGAGTATGAACCCGATGGAGACGTTCGATAAAGAAAGCAGGATGAACATGGGGATATCACCCGTGTCGATCTTCAGGGAGTTCCACTTTTTCATCGCGACTGCCATGCCGAAGACTATGAGCAATGCTATGGTGAACCGTATGGTCACGATCTCGATGGCATTTAGCTGTAACAGCGCCTCCCTGGCGGCTATGGACGAGGCGCCCCAGAAGACGTTGACGAGGATGAGCCCGGCCATCACGAAAAAGGCGTTGTCCCGGATATCGGCGTTTTTTGGCATGTGACCTGGAACAGGCATGCTCCGAGGCTATAAATCTTTTATGGTTTTGGGTGCGGGCCCGCGAACAGAAGGACGACGGCAATTCGTCGCTCAATTATTTCTATTTCTTATTGCTCATCCGCTACTTTTTACGGCATAACGTTTTACTCCTGCATAGCTACCGTATCACAGGGGATCTTGGATGAAATCGAGAACTATTGTCATCTCGCTACTTTTAGGGCTCATTATCGCCCAAGTGGCATTGCTTTCCGCGGGCGCCCAGTACATCCCGGCGGCCGCAGACCAGATCATGGTGAACCAGCCTTATGGCGCGGCGAACAGCAATATATTGCCGCCGGCGTGCTTTGCACAGCCGCAATATCCGTATGCGGCTCAGCCCGGCGTCCCGGCCGCCGTGCCTTTCGGTGCCTGCGATGCTCCGCTGGCGGCTGCCTGCACAGCGCCGTTAGCCGCCCCGGTGGTCGCGTACGGGCCTTATACCAGCGGCTTCACGTACAGCGCTACCCAGTCTTCGGCATACGGGCCGTTCACGCCGCCCGTGACCCAGGCCACGGAGCAGTTTTACCAGTACCCGGGCCTGACGCCCTACGGCGCCTATCCGGGCGCAGGCTATGCGGCGGCGGGCGGCATCGGCTACGACCCGGCGACGGGCTACTACGGGCCTTACGGGTCGTTCACGCCTCTAATATGATATAAAAAAGTTATTTTTTTAGTCTTCTCCATTTTTTGGATATTGGTATGACCCTGGTTTTTCACCACAAAGGCCAGTAGTTCCGTGCTTGTTCTTCGATAGTTTAGCCTATTGGTCGAAATCCATATCCAAAAACATGAGAAGAGCCAGTATTTTTGCGGACTTTTCAATGCATCCGTGACTGTTTTTCATATAGCTTATGGGACCACTTCGTCTTCCACTTCGTGCCGTTCGTCTTACAGTATTTTACCCTATGCTCGGGGTCCTGCCTGACCCAGTTGAATAGGTACATGAACTGGTCGCGGCCCACCTCGATGGTGCGGATGCGCTCGGGCACGCCCAGGCTTATGAGAAAATCGCTGAACGCGTTCTCGATTAAGCTCTGGAGCGGGTCGACGATCTTCATGGACTTCCACTCGTAGCCCGCTTCGTCCATCCAGGGGCGGACGCGGTCGAAGATGTGGCCTGAGCAGATCTCGATGCGGTACACGTCGCCGGTGATGCCCATCTCGGCGAACAATTCCCGGACGATCTCGACGACCCGGTCCTGGTACTCGTTCTTATACCCGTCCTGGAAATATTGGATGCCCACGAGCTTGTACCTGAATACGCCAGTGCCGGTATCGAGGACGCCGATGGCAGCGCCGCCGACGGGCGAGCCGATGCCGCTGTCGTCGATCTGCGCCAGCCGGGGCTTCGGGCTTCGGGCGCTGGCTGGTTCGAGGTTCTGAGTATTTCCGTTAATGTCCGCGTCCACGAGAACCTACATTGGCAAAAGACAAGAAATACTTTTTCATATTGATAAAATAATTATTACACTAATATATTTGTCATATGTCGATGATGAACCGCAGGTACTTTTTTATGGTCTCCGGCAGTATGACTCCCATGCGGACCAGCAAGTAGATCACCGCTGCGGCGGCGATGATGACCACTACGACGGTCACGATTGCGAACGTCAGCACGTGCGAGTAGGCCATGATGGACTGCCAGTTCTCTCCTAAAACATAGCCGATGAAGGCGAGCACCATGCACCAGGGGAAAGCTCCTAGCATGCTGTATGTGATGAACTTCTTGAAATCCATACTCAGCAGTCCCGCGGGGACGTTCACGATGGAGCGCACCACCGGCAGCAGCCTGGTATAGATGCACGCGGCCTCGCCGTACTTGCAGAACCACCGCTCGGCCCAGAGCATCTTCTGCGCGTTCACTCCAAAAAACTTCCCGTACTTATCCACGAATGGCTTGCCGCCCCATGCCCCGACCAGATATCCGATG is a genomic window containing:
- a CDS encoding HD domain-containing protein, producing the protein MPAEYPRVTMMDEDAMLAKARDISKSIHAGFAPSHDFSHAERVYRLAERIAEAEGADLFIVRMAALLHDIGRAEESKNDNALDIHEELSVSMAGPIMDGLGVPQGKKEAILHAIATHRHRRGGEPRTLEAKCLFDADKLDSLGAVGIARSYLWLGEHGRSVYYPEEEYMGVDPKNNSPEVDSTQREWHIKLKHLKDKMYTRAGRKIAQERHERMARIIGEIEKEVLGL
- a CDS encoding metallophosphoesterase family protein, with translation MGSIMLFSDIHADIGALDAILRLSESRDFGERYGQVSLTVNMGDVLERGHDPGPVIDRLEGMSNIESILGNHDEAFIGRIPVSGSDRDSERAHEAYRATGRYQRFFQGMGKYYIDTKEKLYVVHGGPVDPCAITPREAEGVEAWIYTQPWQRISDIGIRYVDGSGYHYLPADAFDAVKPVFNMGFAIICGHEHSEAAYRLKGGAVEDIYGSLEETEVDMGGVEVLEKRLPIEEDAAFLIRLGLAGPEGYDGGRCRFGVYTRKGGRAICLLNIPG
- a CDS encoding DMT family transporter, with the translated sequence MPKNADIRDNAFFVMAGLILVNVFWGASSIAAREALLQLNAIEIVTIRFTIALLIVFGMAVAMKKWNSLKIDTGDIPMFILLSLSNVSIGFILQVESLSYTTVTNFSLEFNLATFFIMLMGAFLLGERLTRKKMAGAGIAFAGTFLIISGGRPDLSSAHLPGDLMGVGSAVAFGLFTIASKKISSKYGLTTILLYTFCFGVLELLPFYVLGTPMTPLTTLSALSWSSLLFLAVLCSVFCFFVYTHGLSRLKASDVAMSIYVTPLAGILLAVLLLGETLTAVTAVGAGLIMAGMYLTQQELEPDMPENLYTPLGLNE
- a CDS encoding DedA family protein, with translation MLSLAGNITSIVMDIIGNLGYQGIFILMTLESAGLPIPSEVIMPYGGFMASSSGIWHVVGVAVIGTLGTGLGSAIGYLVGAWGGKPFVDKYGKFFGVNAQKMLWAERWFCKYGEAACIYTRLLPVVRSIVNVPAGLLSMDFKKFITYSMLGAFPWCMVLAFIGYVLGENWQSIMAYSHVLTFAIVTVVVVIIAAAAVIYLLVRMGVILPETIKKYLRFIIDI